A segment of the Mangrovimonas sp. YM274 genome:
GGAGCGGAACATCCGCACGGGTTTTCAGTTAAAAGCTGATTTCAAAGGGAATTCCGAAACATTCGATCTATCCTCCAACCTTACGGAAGGCGTTGTGGTTTATGACAATAAATCCTATTTAATTGGTGACATCAATGCCATTGCACATGTAAACATCGACACCACTTCGGTTGAAATCCATAACAAACTTCTGGACGCCCAATTAGCTTCCAATACCAATCCACAAATATTTAGCAAGGCTCTAAAACATCATATTCAAAGTTACTTTTTTGATGACGTACGACTGGTAGACACTTTGGAGCGCCCTGTAAACTTAACATTCAAAGGAACCATCAATCCATCCTCATTGATGAACGACGTCTTATTGGTCAACCTCAAAGACCTTGACACCATTAAAATGGCTATGGATTTCAACGAAAGTGCTAAAGTTTTAAATGCCAATATTTCGGCGCCACGAATCAACTATAGCAGCTTTGAGTTGGATAGCTTGGCCTTTTCCCTAAACACCGATGTGGATAATTTTGAGTTCGACCTCAACTTTAAAGAATTTACAACCGGCCCTTTGGCAATTCCCAAAACCAGTTTTAATGGCAAGCAGCAAAATGGAGAATTGCTCCTAGAGTTCTTGGCTCAAGACAATGATGAGACCCTCATAAATATCGATTCCAAAATCACTTCAAAAGACAATATTTTAGAATTGTATACAATTCCCTCAAACCTTACCATCAACAAAGAAGCTTGGAACATCCCAGAATCAAACCTCATCCGTTATAGCGACAAAAAGTTGGAATTTCAAGACTTTCAACTCAGCAAAAGCGATCAACTTGTCGAGCTTACCCACCAACAACCTGATATCACTAAAGATCATGTGGCCATTAATTTTTCCAATTTCAACCTAAACGAATTGCTCAGCTACCTCAACCCAAACAAAAGCATTGCTTCTGGATATTTGAATGGCAATCTTGTTATAGTTTCTCCTTTTGAGGACATGGGATTGATTGCCAATCTGGACATCACAAAACTGAACGCCCTAGACGTAGATATGGGCAAGTTAACCCTGGAGGCTACCCCACAAGGCAACAACACTTACAATTTCACCACTTCATTAAAGGAAGGAGATGTTGATTTGGATATGACGGGAGATTATTTGGCCAGTGAAGCGAATCCAAGCATAGATTTAGACTTAACTATCAATTCACTCCAAATGAAGGCTTTGGAAGGTTTTAGTTTGGGCGAGATTTCTGAAACCAAAGGCGAGCTCTCGGGAAGCTTTACTGTAAATGGCCCAACCGCAAGCCCTAATTATCAAGGGCAACTTAATTTTAAAGATGCTGGTTTTGAAATTACCAAGTTCAATGCTAGTTTTTCTATGGACAATGAAACGGTCTCACTTCAAAACGATTTGATTTCCATGGACAATTTCACGATCAAGGATGCCAACAACAATACCCTTGTGGTCTCTGGTGATATTGGCACCAACGATTTAGCCAATCCTACTTTCAATTTAGATATAAAAGCAGACAATTTCCAAGTATTGAATGCCTCACGCGAAGACAACGACCTCATATACGGAACAGCCGTTTTTGATGCTGAGGCCAAGTTAACAGGCGATCTTCAAATCCCTAAATTGAATGTAAACGCTACTTTAGGCAAAGAAACCGATATCAAGTATATCATGCCTTCAGCTTCCGTAAATATGGAGCAGCGTGATGGCGTGGTCATTTTTGTAAACCGCGACAATCCCGATGCCATCCTAACCCAAAAAGAAGAAAAAACCGCTACTGTTAAAGGCTTTGATGTCAAAGCCCTTATCAAGGTGGACAAAGAGGCCGCCGTCACCATTATTATCAATGAAAGCACCAACGACAACTTTATGGTTTCGGGTGAAGGTGACTTTAATTTTTCCATGAAACCCAACGGACAAATGAATCTTTCGGGAGTCTATGACGTCACAGATGGCCATTACGAAATGAGCCTGTATAATTTGGTCAACCGCAAGTTTGAACTCACTCCAGGAAGCCGCGTGACTTGGTCTGGGGATCCTTTTGATGCCCAATTGGACATTCGTGCCATGTACCAATTGAAAACTTCGGCTGGACCTTTAATGGCTTCCCAAACTTCCAATGCAGACCCTTCGGTGAAAAGCAAATATCGAGAAGTATTGCCTTTTGAAGTATTTCTGAATATTGATGGCGAACTGATGAAACCTGTCATTTCCTTTGATATTGACATGCCCGAAGATGAACAGGGAGCCATTGATGGACAGGTGTACGGACGTATCCAACAAGTAAACCGACAGGAAGAGGAACTCAACAAGCAGGTGTTTGCTCTTTTGGTTTTAAACCGTTTTTATCCAGAACCCGGCAGTGACGGAAGCTCCGGTGGAATGGCCACAATTGCACGGGACAACCTTAACGATGCGGTATCTGATCAATTAAATATGTTTTCGGATAAGCTTTTGGGAAATACCGGTTTCGAACTCAATTTTGGCTTGGACAGTTTTACCGATTACCAAGGCAATACACCCCAAGACCGCACCCAATTGGACATCGCTGCACAGAAGAAACTTTTCAACGACCGGCTTACCGTACAGGTGGGAAGCGAAGTTGACATACAGGGCAGCAACCCTGAAGATGAAGAAGCCCCCATCATTGGGAATGTGACACTGGAATATATGCTCACCAAAAATGGCCGCTATAGAATAAAAGGATTCAGACGCAATGAGTTTGAAAATGTCATAGATGGCCAAACCATGGTAAGTGGTATCGCCCTAATATTCACTTTGGAATTTAATAAATTCAGTGAGTTTTGGCACGCCCTTGTGCATCCACAAACAAAAGAGGATGAAAATGAAAAGAATGAGAACACAAAAACAGAAACCGACAACTAAAACATAAAGTATAGTATCCACTTGAACAAGATTTCAAAATATCGCCACTACTATATCCTTCTTTTGTCCATTTGGATGGTTCAATCCTGCAGTATTACCAAGCACATTCCTGAAGGCGAACATCTTTACACCGGCGCCACGCTTTCAATAGAATCAGATTCTACAATTACCAACGAATCCCTACTGAAGGATGAATTGGAAAAAGTCCTAATGCCCGAACCTAATTCCTCCTTTTTAGGGATGCATTTGGGGCTGCACTACTATTACAAAATGCAAAAAGAACACCCTGGCTTTATCAACCGATGGTTGTACAAAAAATACGGAGAGGAACCCATCTACCAATCAGATGTTGAACCTTCCGAAGTACGGGATCTTATCTTAAACCGATTGGAAAACCGCGGTTTCTTTTACAGTAGTGCCGATTCGGAAATAACTGAAGAAGACTACAAAAGTTCTGTTCATTATACCGCCAGAATTGCACCACCTTATACCATGGAACGCTATGAATTAGATTCCTTTTCAGACCCCATTCATGCCGAAATCGCCAAAAGCCTCAATAGCACCCCATTTAAAAAAGGTATGCGCTTTGACCTTTCAAATTTTGAATTGGAGCGCAGTAGAATTGATGCTGAATTGAAACAAAAGGGCTATTACAACTTTAACTCGCAGTTCCTAATTTTTGAAGCAGATACCAATCGCTACAAAAACAAACGCTTCGATCTTTATCTGCGCCTGAAAAAGGAAGTGCCTCAAAAGGCTCAAGTTCCTTACAAAATCACCAAGGTGAACATCTACTCCAATTATGATTTGGCGAAAGACTCTTTGGCTTCAAACCCTACAAGATTCAACAACAAAAATTTTATAGAAACGGAACCGTTTTTCAAGCCCAAATATCTTGATCCATTTGTCACACTGGAAGAAGGACAACTTTACAACCCCCAAAACTCCAGAAATACTGCCAGACGCCTCTCTACCATAGGTTCCTATAAATATGTGAACATTCAGTATAAGGAAGTGGACACTCTTGCCAATGATTCCATAGGGCATTTACAGGCCGACATTTATTTGTCGCCGTTGAACAAACGAAGTTTAAGAACCGAACTTCAGGCCGTGTCCAAATCCAACAACTTTGCAGGACCTGCACTGGCCATTACCTATACCAACCGCAACATTTTTAGCGGCGGCGAAACCTTTAGTATTAGTGGAAAATTAGGATTTGAAAAGCAAATTGCCAGTGGCAACAGCAATAGCCTTAACAGTACCGAGTTGGGTATTAAAAGTGAACTTGTGGTACCACGCATGCTCTTCCCCATAAAATTTGACAACAATTATTTTAAATACTCCATCCCAAAAACCAAAACCTCATTGAGCATAGATTATTTAAGCCGAAGTAATTTGTACGCCCTGCTATCGGGCAATGTAAAATTTGGATATACTTGGGATGCCAATAAGTTTGTGACACACGAAATCAACCCTGTCACGGTCAACTATACACAACTTTTGAACACCACTCCTGAATTTGAACAGATACTGGATGAAAACCCCTATTTACAAGAAAGTTTTGATCAAGAGTTTATTTCGGGGCTTATGTATTCCTTTACCTATAACGGCATGGTGAATGCCAAGGACAAGCACCAATTTTATTTTAACGCCACTTTTGACATTGCAGGAAACTCCATTAGTTTATTTGGAAAAGATCAAGGCACCAATCAACCTAAAACCTTTTTAGGACTTGCCTATGCACAATACGCCAAACTGGACCTAGATTTTCATTACCATTTAGATTTGGGAAAACAACAGGTGATTGCCACTAGATTGTTTGGTGGCTATGGATTGGCTTACGGCAACTCCAACGTTCTTCCCTTTGTCAAACAATATTATGCAGGAGGCCCCTATAGTGTAAGAGCCTTTAGAATACGCTCTTTGGGCCCGGGAACTTTTAGTGAAGAAACCGATAATGATGATACTTATATAGATCAAGCTGGAAATATCAGATTGGAAGCCAATATTGAATATCGCTTTCCCATTATTTCCTTCTTAAAAGGAGCCGTTTTTGTGGATGCCGGAAATATTTGGAACTCCAAAGAAAATGAAACCCTTCCCGGAGGAAAGTTCAGCAGTTCCTTTATCAATGAATTGGGAATGGGAGCCGGCATTGGCGCTCGAATTGATATCCAAGGCTTTGTGGTTAGATTTGATTTGGCCGCCCCATTTCACGACCCATCCCTTCCCGAAGGAAAACGTTATGACTTTAGAATTGACGAGCCTATTTTCAACTTCGCCATTGGCTACCCTTTCTAACAAACCTAATCCTCCCTTAACAAAGCTTCCACCTCCATTTCGTGCTCATCCTTTACCCTAAACAATGCTTTTGTAGGTGGCTCAAGATTATAATCGGTAATCAACAGCTTCCATGAAGCTTTTAAACGCAGCCCATCCATTTCCTTGCTAAATTCCAAAGGAATAGCCACTTCCTTGGAAGAGCCCGCCAATGTAAACGTGCCTCGGGCAGTAATGGTTTGCGCACCTAGAGACTCCACATCCAAAGGTTGCTCCAAGACTCCCTCAAACCTCACATAGGTATATTCCTTGCTTTTTAACAACTCAAACATGTGTTCATTTCGTTTATTGATTCCTGTATCAATGGAACTTACAGGTACATGAAACTCAAATTCCCCAGTATCCACATCCAAATGGCCTTTTAATTCTTTAGACTCACCACTATAGGAATTTATAGAAATTTTCGCCTTAAAAAAAGCTGTTCCATTGGTTACAGCATAAGTCTGGGATTTCATAACATAGCTGCCGAAGATCAAGAATCCAATAAACACTACACGGAGGGTTTTCACACATAGTCTCATAATACGATTTTGAAAAATTGCCTTATTAAAGTTACGCATAATTAGCTAAAAAACAGATTTACAACCACTTCCTATTACAACCTGTTCACTCC
Coding sequences within it:
- a CDS encoding translocation/assembly module TamB domain-containing protein, translated to MKEAQTAHKPTPSPKKKYRVLRILGKFLLGILLLFLLLVLFVRSPWGQDIIVGKAVDFVSKKTHTKIDIEKLFVTFDGDIQLEQFYLETPKGDTLIYSKSLEVNMPLWALITGKGVGVDDLQWDGLRANIKRTDSIEGFNFQFLIDAFASEEDNETSKDTISKPLNLVLGKLNLNDFDIVYNDAVTGIESHFVFKEFQLDMDDTNLEDMVFKASELTLSDAKIDFIQTDSAPSSESDSTTLPFLAADEITLKNVIANFESSNSHIKAQANIDEFYTELEAIDLANNSYQIGNLSLQQSSISVLTNTNNSELPQSSSDITSSNEFKWPDLNIAIGDIDFEDNSFSYFSGDNTPQKDNFNPNALALKHVNLKANDIFLKDKTAGLELETIQFQEASGITLNEFGLKLSANDQSLNVEQLHASINQNKLKGSLAISYSELSQLLSSLELSTIDINLSQIQLDPNDIFKFQPTLKDNPYLQTVSQNTIKGHLNVNGTLASLNISDLGINWGKDTQLSANGNIQNVTKTDSIQFDIPSFSARTTRSDLIKFVVEDSLGIQFPDSIQLTGTIKGNLKDITAKAELNSSQGMANIDGHYNDESGLSFEVEAHIDQYRLDELLKNEELGPLSLTITADGSGDNINQLNANFDAVISQFALKQYNITDLKLTGTIVDGSGTVSSAYKDDSLDLDLNALVTLDSIAPQASIDLNLKGANLNALGLMERNIRTGFQLKADFKGNSETFDLSSNLTEGVVVYDNKSYLIGDINAIAHVNIDTTSVEIHNKLLDAQLASNTNPQIFSKALKHHIQSYFFDDVRLVDTLERPVNLTFKGTINPSSLMNDVLLVNLKDLDTIKMAMDFNESAKVLNANISAPRINYSSFELDSLAFSLNTDVDNFEFDLNFKEFTTGPLAIPKTSFNGKQQNGELLLEFLAQDNDETLINIDSKITSKDNILELYTIPSNLTINKEAWNIPESNLIRYSDKKLEFQDFQLSKSDQLVELTHQQPDITKDHVAINFSNFNLNELLSYLNPNKSIASGYLNGNLVIVSPFEDMGLIANLDITKLNALDVDMGKLTLEATPQGNNTYNFTTSLKEGDVDLDMTGDYLASEANPSIDLDLTINSLQMKALEGFSLGEISETKGELSGSFTVNGPTASPNYQGQLNFKDAGFEITKFNASFSMDNETVSLQNDLISMDNFTIKDANNNTLVVSGDIGTNDLANPTFNLDIKADNFQVLNASREDNDLIYGTAVFDAEAKLTGDLQIPKLNVNATLGKETDIKYIMPSASVNMEQRDGVVIFVNRDNPDAILTQKEEKTATVKGFDVKALIKVDKEAAVTIIINESTNDNFMVSGEGDFNFSMKPNGQMNLSGVYDVTDGHYEMSLYNLVNRKFELTPGSRVTWSGDPFDAQLDIRAMYQLKTSAGPLMASQTSNADPSVKSKYREVLPFEVFLNIDGELMKPVISFDIDMPEDEQGAIDGQVYGRIQQVNRQEEELNKQVFALLVLNRFYPEPGSDGSSGGMATIARDNLNDAVSDQLNMFSDKLLGNTGFELNFGLDSFTDYQGNTPQDRTQLDIAAQKKLFNDRLTVQVGSEVDIQGSNPEDEEAPIIGNVTLEYMLTKNGRYRIKGFRRNEFENVIDGQTMVSGIALIFTLEFNKFSEFWHALVHPQTKEDENEKNENTKTETDN
- a CDS encoding BamA/TamA family outer membrane protein; this encodes MVQSCSITKHIPEGEHLYTGATLSIESDSTITNESLLKDELEKVLMPEPNSSFLGMHLGLHYYYKMQKEHPGFINRWLYKKYGEEPIYQSDVEPSEVRDLILNRLENRGFFYSSADSEITEEDYKSSVHYTARIAPPYTMERYELDSFSDPIHAEIAKSLNSTPFKKGMRFDLSNFELERSRIDAELKQKGYYNFNSQFLIFEADTNRYKNKRFDLYLRLKKEVPQKAQVPYKITKVNIYSNYDLAKDSLASNPTRFNNKNFIETEPFFKPKYLDPFVTLEEGQLYNPQNSRNTARRLSTIGSYKYVNIQYKEVDTLANDSIGHLQADIYLSPLNKRSLRTELQAVSKSNNFAGPALAITYTNRNIFSGGETFSISGKLGFEKQIASGNSNSLNSTELGIKSELVVPRMLFPIKFDNNYFKYSIPKTKTSLSIDYLSRSNLYALLSGNVKFGYTWDANKFVTHEINPVTVNYTQLLNTTPEFEQILDENPYLQESFDQEFISGLMYSFTYNGMVNAKDKHQFYFNATFDIAGNSISLFGKDQGTNQPKTFLGLAYAQYAKLDLDFHYHLDLGKQQVIATRLFGGYGLAYGNSNVLPFVKQYYAGGPYSVRAFRIRSLGPGTFSEETDNDDTYIDQAGNIRLEANIEYRFPIISFLKGAVFVDAGNIWNSKENETLPGGKFSSSFINELGMGAGIGARIDIQGFVVRFDLAAPFHDPSLPEGKRYDFRIDEPIFNFAIGYPF
- a CDS encoding YceI family protein; its protein translation is MRLCVKTLRVVFIGFLIFGSYVMKSQTYAVTNGTAFFKAKISINSYSGESKELKGHLDVDTGEFEFHVPVSSIDTGINKRNEHMFELLKSKEYTYVRFEGVLEQPLDVESLGAQTITARGTFTLAGSSKEVAIPLEFSKEMDGLRLKASWKLLITDYNLEPPTKALFRVKDEHEMEVEALLRED